A stretch of the Elephas maximus indicus isolate mEleMax1 chromosome 3, mEleMax1 primary haplotype, whole genome shotgun sequence genome encodes the following:
- the LOC126072531 gene encoding zinc finger protein 699-like isoform X2 — MDLVQKKLYRDVMMETFRNLASVVSQNLNDGEKLSSEHIMVQFMKSNTRSYMLGETFEPHGNKDQHKNHRGHLRSHTVDNLSESNEGSQCGKNFSWIPHLIVLKRILQEVNPFECCECGKAIMDHSSHKHQTRAHTRCNTRQCKECGESCSCSSHVTTPVRTLTGKKPHKCKVCGKNFTCISTLKNPVTTLTDEKCCEGNECGKDFCSFLSFWSSVRDRKRECKECCKTYSCSSSLILHKTFHNRDKSCECKECGKIFSQSSHLTTHVRTHSEARLYKCKECGKAFRCSSHSLNIEEFTVERSLMSVQNVGKLLVSPHPSLHM; from the exons ATGGATCTTGTTCAGAAAAAActctacagagatgtgatgatggaaaccttcAGAAACCTGGCCTCAGTAG TCTCTCAAAACCTTAATGATGGAGAAAAGTTATCCAGTGAACATATAATGGTGCAATTCATGAAAAGTAACACCCGGTCCTACATGTTAGGAGAAACCTTTGAACCACATGGCAATAAAGATCAGCATAAAAACCACAGGGGACATTTGAG AAGTCATACGGTAGACAACCTCTCTGAAAGTAATGAAGGCAGTCAGTGTGGGAAAAACTTCAGCTGGATTCCACATCTTATTGTGCTAAAAAGAATTCTTCAAGAAGTAAATCCCTTTGAATGCTGTGAGTGTGGAAAAGCCATCATGGATCACTCATCACATAAGCATCAGACCAGAGCTCACACTAGATGCAATACCCGTCAGTGTAAGGAATGCGGAGAATCCTGCAGTTGTTCCTCTCATGTAACTACTCCTGTGAGAACTCTTACTGGAAAGAAACCCCATAAATGTAAGGTATGTGGGAAGAACTTCACTTGTATCTCAACCCTTAAGAATCCTGTGACAACACTCACTGATGAGAAATGCTGTGAAGGTAATGAATGTGGCAAAGATTTCTGTAGTTTCTTATCCTTTTGGTCATCTGTGAGAGATCGTAAGCGtgaatgtaaagaatgttgtAAAACCTATAGTTGTTCTTCATCCCTTATTTtacataaaacatttcataacagagATAAGTCTtgtgaatgtaaggaatgtgggaaaatcTTTAGTCAGTCATCACACCTCACTACACATGTAAGAACTCACAGTGAAGCGAGGCTgtataaatgtaaggaatgtgggaaagcctttaggtgCTCCTCACACTCACTAAACATagaagaattcacagtggagagaagccttatgagtgtacagaatgtgggaaagcttttagTCAGTCCTCATCCCTCACTACACATGTAA
- the LOC126072531 gene encoding zinc finger protein 699-like isoform X1, which translates to MDSVATEDVAVVFSQEEWALMDLVQKKLYRDVMMETFRNLASVVSQNLNDGEKLSSEHIMVQFMKSNTRSYMLGETFEPHGNKDQHKNHRGHLRSHTVDNLSESNEGSQCGKNFSWIPHLIVLKRILQEVNPFECCECGKAIMDHSSHKHQTRAHTRCNTRQCKECGESCSCSSHVTTPVRTLTGKKPHKCKVCGKNFTCISTLKNPVTTLTDEKCCEGNECGKDFCSFLSFWSSVRDRKRECKECCKTYSCSSSLILHKTFHNRDKSCECKECGKIFSQSSHLTTHVRTHSEARLYKCKECGKAFRCSSHSLNIEEFTVERSLMSVQNVGKLLVSPHPSLHM; encoded by the exons GACTCAGTGGCCACTGAGGATGTGGCTGTGGTGTTTAGCCAGGAGGAGTGGGCTTTGATGGATCTTGTTCAGAAAAAActctacagagatgtgatgatggaaaccttcAGAAACCTGGCCTCAGTAG TCTCTCAAAACCTTAATGATGGAGAAAAGTTATCCAGTGAACATATAATGGTGCAATTCATGAAAAGTAACACCCGGTCCTACATGTTAGGAGAAACCTTTGAACCACATGGCAATAAAGATCAGCATAAAAACCACAGGGGACATTTGAG AAGTCATACGGTAGACAACCTCTCTGAAAGTAATGAAGGCAGTCAGTGTGGGAAAAACTTCAGCTGGATTCCACATCTTATTGTGCTAAAAAGAATTCTTCAAGAAGTAAATCCCTTTGAATGCTGTGAGTGTGGAAAAGCCATCATGGATCACTCATCACATAAGCATCAGACCAGAGCTCACACTAGATGCAATACCCGTCAGTGTAAGGAATGCGGAGAATCCTGCAGTTGTTCCTCTCATGTAACTACTCCTGTGAGAACTCTTACTGGAAAGAAACCCCATAAATGTAAGGTATGTGGGAAGAACTTCACTTGTATCTCAACCCTTAAGAATCCTGTGACAACACTCACTGATGAGAAATGCTGTGAAGGTAATGAATGTGGCAAAGATTTCTGTAGTTTCTTATCCTTTTGGTCATCTGTGAGAGATCGTAAGCGtgaatgtaaagaatgttgtAAAACCTATAGTTGTTCTTCATCCCTTATTTtacataaaacatttcataacagagATAAGTCTtgtgaatgtaaggaatgtgggaaaatcTTTAGTCAGTCATCACACCTCACTACACATGTAAGAACTCACAGTGAAGCGAGGCTgtataaatgtaaggaatgtgggaaagcctttaggtgCTCCTCACACTCACTAAACATagaagaattcacagtggagagaagccttatgagtgtacagaatgtgggaaagcttttagTCAGTCCTCATCCCTCACTACACATGTAA